The nucleotide sequence TTTTGCAAAGAAACTAATCACTTTATATTTATCACCTTTAAAATCTTTGAAGTTTGGGGTGATAATTCTCGCTTCTAATTTCTTTTTATCTACCGACTTAAAGTATTCGTTTGAGGCTAAATTGATTAAAACAGGATCATCCTTCAATTCTTCATTTAAAGATGTCGTTACTGTTTCTTTCCAAAACTCATATAAGTTTTTCTTATCATTTACTCCCCACTTTGTTCCCATCTCTAAACGGTAAGGTTGCATTAAGTCCATTGGCTTTAAAACGCCATAAAGACCAGATAAGATACGTAAATGATCTTGTAAAAAATTTTGCTGATTTGTATTTAATGAATAAGCATCCAAACCTACATAAACATCTCCTTTAAAGGCATAAACTGCTTGTCTGGCATCTGAAGGATCAAAATCTTTCTTCCAAACATCAAAACGCTCTTTATTAAGGTCTGCTAGTTTAGGACTAATAGACATTAAATCACCAATTTTTTCTGCTGATAATTTAGATAACGACTGAGCTAATTGTTCCGATTGGTTTAAAAATCTTGGTGTTGTTTCTAATTCAGTTTCAAAAGATGATTCATAATCAAGACTTTTGGCAGGAGATATTACTATTTTCATTTGTTTCTTCTTTATAATGTTAAGCAAAGATAAACATCCCTTTCTTCAACATCCAATTGATATTTTCAATAACTGTATAAGCTATTTCGATCACTTAAGGTTTTACAACTTCTCCTCCTGCAGACTTCCAAGCTGTAAACCCGCCTTCCAAATCAATTACATCTGAAAAACCCATTGCCTTCAACTCTTTCTTTGCTTTTGCAGATCTTACTCCCCCTTTACAAAACACCATTACCGTAGTTTCTTGATCTAAATTCTTCACTTGATCTTTAAAACTAGAAGATTTAATATCTACATTAATTGCTCCTTCCATTGTACCTTGTTTGTACTCTCCGGGAGTTCTCACATCGATAATAATAGCCTCAGGATGTGCTTTTCTAGCTTCAACAAATTCAGATACAGATACTTGAGGTTCAGTTTGAGAATTTGTACTTGAACAAGATGAAATCAGTGATAAAAAAATTACACTAAGTATACAGGATATTCTGAAAAAATTATTCATTTTAAATATATTTTACTGATTTTCAATACCATAAAAATAATGGCATGATTTTAATTTCATTTCTACAACAAAAAAACCTATTTTTCGTGTATATATATGATAATGGATGTAATTATCATTTTTTTTAAGTGCCCTTAAAGTTAATATTTGTTTGCACAATAATAAAATTACATCTATTAATAAGATCACAGCTGGCCCATTCGCCAACGTTATACAATGTCATGATTCAATTCTAATTGATTAGACTGAATCTTTTTTTGGAATTTTACTGACTTCAAGACCATGTTAAAACAGGCACAGAAGCTCAAGCAGACACAGACATTATCACCGCAACAGATCCAATTCATTAAATTGTTGCAGGTACCAACCATCGAACTTGAAAAAAGAATTCAAGAAGAACTTCAAGAAAACCCAGTACTTGAAGAAGGGAAGGATAGTGATAAAGAAGAAAACGAATTTGGGAACGACGATTCTAACTCACAAGAAGAACTTGATGTCAACGATGAATTTGACGAAGTACCCGATATAGACCCTATTGATGAAGTCAATATTGATGATTATGTCGATAATGATGATATCGCAGGGTATAAAATGTATGGTGATGGTGATGTTTCTGAAGACAAAGAACTACCTATCCCAATGATGGACACACTGGGAGATTCATTATTAACACAACTAAGCTTTTTAAACCTCAATGATGTTGAACACCAAATTGGTGAACAATTAATTGGCAGTATAGAAAGTGACGGATATATCAGAAGACCTTTAGAAGCTATCGTTAATGATCTTGCTTTCTTACAAAATGTAGAAACAAATTTAGATCAAGTCGAAAAAATTCTAAAGAGAATTCAGAACTTCGACCCTCCAGGAATCGGTGCAAGAACTTTACAGGAATGTCTTGAAATTCAACTGAAAAAGAAAGACCAAAATGATCCTACAGTAAAGATCGCTATAAAAATGATCGTATTATGTTTCGAAGAATTTAAAAAGAAGCATTATACGAAAATTCAAAAACGTTTGGGTATTGATGATACTCAGATGAAAGACGCCATTGATATGATTACTCACCTCAACCCAAAGCCAGGTGGAGTGAATACAATGGTAGCATCTGCACAATTCTTAACACCAGACTTTATTGTAAAAGAGGTTAATGGCAGAATTACTATCTCATTAAACGGTAAAAATGCTCCCGATTTAAGAGTTAGTCGTCAGTATGGAGATATGCTTGATGCTTTTGATAAAACACCAAAGAAGACTAAAAAAATGCGTGAAGAGGTTCGTTTTGTAAAACAGAAGCTCGACGCTGCCAAATGGTTTATTGATGCAATCAAACAACGTCAGGATACCTTATTAAGAACAATGCAAGCCATCATCGATTACCAAACACCATTTTTCTTAAGTGGCGATGAAGGAAAATTAAAACCAATGATCTTAAAAGATATTGCTGAAATCATCCAAATGGATATTTCTACAGTTTCTAGGGTAGCCAGTAGTAAAGTAGTAGAAACCGACTTCGGTATCTACCCTCTTAAATATTTCTTCTCAGAAAGTATTTCAACTGAAAGTGGAGAAGATGTAAGTAGTAAACAGGTAAAATCTGTTTTAAGAGAAATGATTGACAAAGAGGACAAAAGAAAACCTCTTTCAGACGACAAACTTGAAAAATTACTTCGTGTTAAAGGATATAATATTGCTCGTAGAACTGTTGCAAAATATAGAGAGCAGATGAACATTCCTGTTGCCCGAATGAGAAAAGAACTTTAATGGACACTAAGAAATTCTTTCAAATAATTTCGGTTGTCCTCCATCCGATATTTTTACCCTGCATTATTGCAGGGTTATTTCTTTTTGGAGCCAACGAAGCTCCGTGGTTAGATGCCAAAGCAAGATGGTCCTTGTTTACATTGTTATCTACCATTTCCTCTATAATGCCAATCAGTTGTTTATTGGTAATGCAGCGCTTTGGTGTTATCAAAGATCCACAAATGCACTCAAGGGATGAGCGTTCTTTTGCATTATCTATTATGATTGTCGCATTGGCATTGATTTGCTTTATTTTATTACACAAAATCAATGTGAGCGACAATATGAGTGTAGCTTATATCAGTATCACATTCACTTTATTTGTGACTACTATTGCTAATTTTATTGAGAGGATTAGCCTACACAGTATGGGTGTTTCTGGATTTATTGGAATCTGCCTTTACTTTATTACAGAACAAATAAATACTCCGATCATTTTATTTGATGCTTTTGGATTAGGTATTATAGCCTTAGGGCTTATTATTACCGCTAGACTCTACTTAAATGCCCATACTCCATATCAGGTCTATTTAGGTGCTGTGATAGGCTTTCTTAGTGGGTATTTTGGCTGCATTGGCAGCGCTTATCTACTATTTTAATAGATTACTTTTGAACAGTACTTCTTGAAAAGATTTCCTTCATTAATTCAACTTTCAAAGGTTTATTGATGAAGTCTACAACAAAATCATATTTTAAAGCGATTGCTCTTTCTTCTTCCAAAATAGAAGTACTCAACATAATAATTTTCGATTTCTTTTCCACATATTGGTATTCTTCCAAGAACTCTAATCCATTCATTATGGGCATATGAATATCCAAGAAAATGTAATCTGGAAGTGCTGCTCCAGACGACATCTTTGATTTAATATATTCAAGTGCCTGCTCTCCATTATAGCATATTGAAACTTCTGGAACCTGAGTAAATTCTTTGATCTTAATAACCGTATATATATTTGACAACTCATCGTCATCAATCAATAATATGTCTAAATTTTTCATGTCGTTACAGTGATAAGGGTAAAGTTACAGTGAAGGTGGTACCTATTCCCACTTCACTTTCTACATCAATCTTGCCGTTAATCTGACTTAGGGCTTGCTTGGTAAGATACAACCCTAAACCGTTCCCTTCTACTTCCATATTGGCCCTCTTGAACATCTCAAAAATTCTATTTTCATGTTTATTCAAATCAATACCAATTCCATTGTCTTTAAACTGAATACTCACTTTACCTTTTTCCTTTTCTTTTAATGAGATTTCTAGTTCCAAGTTTCTGATATGGTATCGATACCTTATGGCATTAGAAACGAGATTTTCAAAAATCGTCTTCAACTGTTTAACCGAAGTTAAAACCATTAAGTTCAATGGGATTTTTAAAATTACTTTACCATCTATCTTTTCTAATTCTGAAGTATGTCCATTTATTATCTCTTCGATAAAGTTATAGATATTGATTTCTTCGGGATGTACACCTTGTTCCCTTTGTTCTATAACTTTCACTAAATCATGTATTTTTTCTTGGGCCTTTTCTATGGACTTATTCATCCAATACATCGCCTGTTGTGCTTTTTCACTATTGAGGTTATCCTCTTCACTTAAAAGTGCTAAGAAGCTAGATATATTGGTAATTGGAGCTTTAACATCATGCGTAGTGATATAAGCAAACTGCTTTAGCTCTTCATTATGCTGTTTTAATACCTTTTCTTTTTCTATTTGACTAGTGATATTACTTAACAACAGCATCACTCCTCCCACCTCATCAGAAGGTAACAACCATGGGTTAATCTGCACTTTAAAGTGAACCTCTTTATCATTTATATCGATAGTGGCTAATTCAATTTCTATTCGTTTATTGTTCTTAATTGAATCTTCTATCTCATTAGAAAATGATAAGTCTTCTCTATATAAATCAGAAAAGTTTTTCCCAACAAGAGTATCTTGCTCAATAGAAAGTTGTCTGTACCAATCCTGACTGACAGTAATTATACGCTGTGAAGTATCCAACATCATTGCTGGCGACGGAATTGACTCAACGAAGGTACGTAGGTCTCTTATACTCGTTTTTTGTTGAGAATGCAGTTTCTTTGATTTTTCAATGGCATCATGATCTTCTATCAAACGAGAAACACCCACAGTCCTAACAATTACCTCTTTCTCTTTAATTGGGTTTTTGATGGTATGGAAATAGTTTACATTTCCTTTACTGTCTGTTACGGCCTCACTTGGTACGTTTAAGGTTACGCCATTTGTAAATACATAATGATCATCTTTCACATATTGTATAGTATCATCTGGATCACTGTTTTCGCTATCTATTATGTCTTTTAGTTGCTCGTTAGTCATATTATAATAGTCGCAAAATGCCTTATTTGCCCATAACAGTTTGGACTTGTCACCTTTCACAAGAATCAAATCGTTAATCGCATTTAGGACAGATAGATACCATTCTTTCGAATAATCCATAATTGTAGAAAGTCCAGTTTATAAAAAGTAGTATTACCTATAATTTAGTGATTATCAATACAATTCCATAATATTATTCCAATTTTATCATGAATAAAAACAAAAAGGGCGTAGTACATAACATTGTACTACGCCCTTGTTTATCGCTAAATTGAATAGCTTAACCTACAGAACCCTCTAATGAAAGAGCTAATAATTTTTGTGCTTCAACAGCAAATTCCATTGGTAATTTATTCAATACCTCTTTACAGTATCCGTTTACGATAAGTGCAACTGCTTGCTCTGTATCGATACCTCTTTGGTTACAATAGAAGATCTGGTCTTCGCCAATTTTCGATGTAGTTGCCTCATGTTCTACCTTAGCAGTGTTGTTATCCACTTCAATGTAAGGGAAAGTATGAGCTCCACATTTATCACCCATTAGTAATGAGTCACATTGAGAGAAGTTACGAGAGTTTTCAGCATTCTTGATTACTTTCACTAAACCTCTATATGAGTTTTGTGATTTACCAGCAGAAACACCTTTAGAAACAATTCTAGACTTAGTGTTTTTACCAATATGTACCATTTTAGTACCTGTATCTGCTTGCTGCATTTTGTTGGTTACAGCTACTGAATAGAACTCCCCTACAGAGTTATCTCCTTTTAAGATACAAGAAGGGTACTTCCAAGTTACTGCAGAACCAGTTTCTACTTGTGTCCATGATAACTTAGCATTATCACCATCACAAATACCTCTTTTTGTTACGAAGTTGTATACACCACCTTTACCTTCTTCATCACCAGGGTACCAGTTTTGAACAGTAGAGTATTTTACTTCAGCATCTTTATGAACGAAAATTTCAACTACAGCTGCGTGAAGTTGGTTTTCATCACGTTGAGGTGCAGTACATCCTTCTAAGTAAGAAACATAAGAATCATCTTCAGCAACGATCAAAGTTCTTTCGAACTGACCTGTACCTGCTGCATTGATACGGAAGTAAGTTGATAATTCCATTGGGCAACGAACGCCTTTAGGAATGTAACAGAACGATCCGTCTGAGAATACTGCAGAGTTTAATGCTGAGAAGAAGTTATCTTTAACAGGTACTACTGAACCTAAATATTTTTTCACTAACTCAGGGTGATCTTTTACTGCTTCTGAGAAAGAACAGAAAATAATACCCTTTTCAGCTAAAGTATCTTTGAAAGTAGTCGCTACAGAAACTGAGTCAAATACCGCATCTACTGCAATGTTTGAATCTTTAACTCCTGTAAGTCTTTTTTGCTCGTCTAAAGAAATACCTAATTTTTCGAAAGTAGCTAACAACTCAGGATCAACGTCTTCTAAAGACTCTAAAGTTGCCTTTTGCTTTGGCGCTGAGTAGTAGATAATATCTTGGTAGTTCACTTGTTCAAAAACAACGTTTGCCCATTCAGGACATTCCATTTGTTGCCAAGCTTTAAACGCTTCCAATCTCCACTCTAATAACCATTCCGGCTCTTCTTTCTTAGCAGAAATAAAGCGGATAGTTCCTTCATTAAGACCCTTAGGTGCTTGTTCTGCCTCAATATCGACAGTCCAACCATGTTCGTATTCTTTGGACGTAAAGTCCTCTAAAATTTTATTGTCCTGATCTGCACTCATTATATTGTCAACGTTATAATACGCTTATACTTAAGTCTTTTACCAATTTTTTAAAAACGATCTACTTTAGATAACAAGCTAAACTATTAGATAGTTTTAAATCAATGTGACTTATTTTTTGCTTGTTTGTTTTGTAAATCTCCACACTTTTTAATTTAGTATGGTTCTAAATTGCAAAATTAAAAGAATAATTTTAGAAAATATGATTTTCATCAAAAAACTTAATCCAAATGGGCACTTTATAAAAAAAAACCAACCAAATCAATGATAATACCCACCAAACTTAATTTTATACATTATTATTTTCAACCCTGTTTTTGACGTGTAAAAAATACAACTAATTGTAACTCACAGACTTTTTAAACAATTAAGCAAAAATCTTGTTAATAAAATTCTTTATGTTCTTTGAATCGTTATATTTACAAATGTTAAAGTTGCTAACTGTAACATTTGCCTCATGTTATAGTTACCAGGTATAAAAATTCATGACTGTATACCTTTGGCCTTAACTTTTTAATACTAATATTTACAACTGGGTTGTCTCGAAGGGAAAAGGGATGACCCTTTGTTTTTTCTATAGATTTAGAGAGATCTTATTTATAATCAGAGGCATGAAAAAAAGCTGTACGGAAAATCATCTCCCATACAGCTTTCTTAATACTACCGTAATCAATAATAATTATTTCTTTACTGCAGCATAATGTTTATAGAATAATTCGATCGTCTCAATTCCTTTTAAGAAGTTGAAAATACCGAATTTTTCATTTGGTGAATGGATCGCATCTGAATCTAATCCAAATCCCATCATAATAGAATCTAACCCTAGCTCCTCTTTAAATAAAGCTACAATTGGAATAGAACCACCGCTTCTTACAGGAATTGGCTCTTTATTAAACGCCTCTTCATAAGCTTTTGATGCCGCCTCAAACTCTACAGAGTTCGTTGGAATTACCACTGGAGTACCGCCATGATGTGCAGTAACTTTCACTTTGATTCCATCAGGTACAATAGATTCAACATGTTTTGTAAACAAGTCTGAGATCTCTTCCCATGACTGGTGAGGAACGAGTCTCATAGAGATTTTAGCATACGCTTTAGATGCGATAACTGTCTTTGCACCTTCACCTGTGTATCCTCCCCACATTCCGTTTACATCAAGAGTCGGACGGATAGACGTTCTTTCGTTTGTAGAAAAACCTTTTTCACCGAATTCTTTTTCGATATCTAATGCTTTCTTATATGCTTCTAAATCGAATGGTGCTTTTGCCATTTTGGCTCTATCTTCATCAGATATCACCTCTACTTTATCATAGAAGCCAGGAATGGTAATATGACCGTCTTTATCTTTTAATGCAGCAACTACTTCGGCCAATGCATTTAATGGATTTTGAACAGCTCCACCATACATCCCTGAGTGAAGGTCTCTATTTGGTCCCGTAAGCTCAACTTCCATGTAGCTAAGACCTCTTAAACCTACTGTAATTGAAGGAGTGTCTACGCTAATCATACCTGTATCAGAGATAAGAATAACATCTGCCTTCAGGCTATCTTTTCTTTCTTTGATAAACGTACCAAGGTTTACAGAACCAATTTCCTCTTCACCTTCAATCATGAATTTAACATTACAAGTCAATGTGTTGTTTTTCATCATTGATTCGAATGCTTTTACATGCATATACATCTGACCTTTATCGTCAGAAGCTCCCCTTGCATAAATATTATCACCTTTTATTGTTGGTTCAAATGGAGGTGTATCCCATAAATCGATTGGATCTGCAGGTTGCACATCATAGTGACCATACACTAGGACCGTTGGCAATGATGGATCAATTAATTTCTCTCCATAAACCACTGGATTACCTGCTGTTTCACAAATTTCTACATTGTCAGCCCCTGCCTCTTTTAACTGGTGAGCGATAAATGCTGCTGCCTTTTTAATATCTGGTTGGTATGTGACGTCTGTACTTACTGATGGTATTCTAAGCAAATCAAAAAGCTCTGCCAAGAATCTATCTTTGTTTTGTTCAATGTAGGGAGTCATAAAATTTAATCGTTCTAAAAGATTTCTAAGTTGAAATAATAACTACAAATTTAGGGCATTGTTCGAAATATCACATCCCACAAAGGTGATGAAACTCCAAACGCCTTATCATCAGTCTTATAATGATGAATACCATGATGTATCCACAGGATTTTCAAGAAGTTTTTTGGAGGTCTGTATGCATGAACGATATAATGCACTCCTAGATACATAGCATACCCTGTTAAAAAACCACCACCAAATCCATAGGCATAATCTCCCATTAAATAATAGAATAATCCAAAAAAAGCTGCACTTAGAAATAAACTCACAACAGGAGGCATGGCTAAACGTGACTTATCTTTTGGAAAATCATGATGAACTCCATGAAACTTATGAGTGATATTTTTCTTTAATTCGGTATCTGGTTCCATATGAAATACGAACCTGTGCATTGCATATTCGATGAATGTGAAGAAGAGTACTCCCAAGCAGTATAACCCGATAGCCTGAATTGTACCTAAAAATTGGTTATATACTCCATATATTACTAAGAAGGAACCAATAATAGCATACATAGAGATTGGAACAGCTGCGTGTGTATGCGTTAATTTCTCAAGAATAGGGTTTTCAAAAAGGGTCTTTGCTTTTTTGTTTTGAGCTAATGACATAGTTATTAAAGGATATAATAAAGAGTTAGATTGGGCTTATTTAATTATTATCTTTACTAAAATACAAACGGACACCTTTTCTACAAAAGAAAAAGTGTCCGTTTTTTATTATTCTTCAACCAAAACATTCAAATTAAATGACAATGGATTGAGTTCTTTTATTAATTCTGGTATCAAATCTGGTTGCTTAGGCCAATACTCCATTAAATTCTCTACCCTTTCTTGTGGTGCATTATTGGGTAACAAACATTCTCGAATACAGGTAATTCTTTCTATATCTGTTCTCAATTTCCGCTTACCTTCCTTTCGTAACTTCTTATGGGTATGTTCTAGCCTTTTCTGAGTACGTATTTGTTCTGCCAAAATATGTTTCTCCAAGTTGGGAGAAATTGCTTTGGCTTTCATCATAAGTTGCTCATAAAGCTTATTCATTTCATTCACCTGCTCATCAATATCAGTAACTACAGAAGTATTGTCCTCTAGTACTTTTTCTTCTATTTTACGTACAGGCTGAAGTAATTCCGATAAATCCCATCCCGTTTTTTTCCATCGTTCAGCAAACTGTTGGTTTAATATCAGATTGAAACCTCTCGGTAAGACCATTGGGAAGTTGACATCATACATATCAAATACTCCTTTAAGTTGTAACCAATAGATTACTTCTGCAGGACCACCTAAATAAGCCAAATTTGGCAATAAGATTTCTTGTAATACCGGACGAAGGACAACATTAGGACTTAACTTTTCTGGATGATTCTCAATTAATGACAACATCTCCTCTTTTGTCCATTGATAATCTCCTCCAACGGTTTGGATTTTATCACCTACAGATTCTAGTCGAAGACGTTCTGTATCTTCCATATAGAATAGGTTAATATCTCTTGCATGAATTTGCGTCTTATAACCTAATTCTTCAATAATATGATTGGCCTTTTCTACCTGTCGAACACCTTTCTGATCAAAGATTTCTTTCTTCATCACTTCTTTAAAAGGTGTTTTTAATTCAGGCGAATCAGCATCAATACACACTAATCCATATTCTCCGAAAAGAGCATTGACATAATACCTAGTTGCTTCAGTCAATGTTTCATGCTTTCTGTAAGCATCAACAAATAGGTTGGGCATGTCTTTAATTTGATCAAGGATATCGTTTATCCCATCCAAATTAAGTCGTCCAACAGGTCCTCCAGTTTGTGGATGTTCCCATGTATATTTTCTCTTTCCTAGTTGGAATGATGCTATTTCCTCAAAATCATGATCCTCAGTAGCCATCCAGTATACAGGTACAAAATTGTATTCAGGATGTTTCTCCTTTAATTCATTGGCTAAATGAATTGCAGCAGCAATTTTATAGATGAAAAATAAAGGGCCAGTGAAAATATTTAATTGGTGACCTGTTACAATCGTAAAAGTATTTTCTTGTTGTAACAGATCTATTTGAGCCATCGGAGCTCCTTCAATATTCTGGTATTGTTCTTTTAGGCTATCTACTAATAATATTCTCTGTTCAGTTGAAAAGTGTTTTCTGTCTGAGATTATTTGATCAAATGAGTCTAAAGTTGGTTTGTATTTATAAAGGGATGTCAGTGCTTCTTTTCCATTAAGATAGTCAAGAAACATTTTCCCGTATAACCCTGCTGTTTCGAAAGGAATTTTATATGAATTCATGTTGAATATTATCATTCTATGGAATCACGAATTTAAGCACACTTTTGTAAAAAAAAAGGTTGTGATTAAAATATTTGTTCCAACAATAGTAATTACTTGAATTAGACTCTTAAAGTTTCATAAATATAAAATGGAGCTTCAGCTTTGATGGTTACTGTTCCATCATTGATTACAGAATAAGATTGATTATCGGCATCAAATTTTAAGTTTTCTGTTTCCACTTCAATATCAAATGAAAATTGTTGATGGCTTTTCATCCATTTATCAAAAGGTGAGGTTTTACTTCTGTAGATTCTCTTATTCTGAGAATAAATCACTACTGTTTTTATTAACTCTTGATGTAAAAGCTCACTTTTAAGTTCTTTAGTCAAAGTATCATCAACAATATTAAGTGCTTGATGATTTTTCTCCTTCAACCAAAGTAATGCCTCTCCAATATCAGTATTTTCCTTTTTTCTAATATGATATGGTATTTGATATTGCATGATCTGATGCACCTCTTCTTCCTCTTCAGGATTAATTAAAACCCAATCTACTTTTATATCCATAGAAACTAATTGCTCCAAGGTAGCAGTATTGGTGATCACAATTGGACTCCATTCTAATAAGTTATGGATCGTATCAATATTCGATTCATTAACTGATAAAATAAGCAGTGCAGGCTCTTGATCATCTTTTACAATATGATGTGATGACATTTCAGAAGAATTACGATAAAATGTACATAAAAAAGAAGGCCACAACGCATCGTAGCCTTCATTAATAAATTTATTTTCTAATTATGAAATCCCGTTCAATAAAGCTTCAAGGTCTTTCATAATTGCTTTTCCTTTGTTCTTGTTATACCATTGCTGGATTTTAATACTAAACTGTTGTTTATCTTCTCCTACCGCCTTCTTTATCTCAGGTATAAGATCTGTTAATTCTTGTGGCCTAGGTCCCCATGTCGCCAAAACCTCATTCGTTTTCTGACATATCATGAGTAGTTTAGGAATAGATCTAGAACCATTAGTCAAGAATTGCTCCATTAGATCTACGTTATTATCTCTAAGGATAAATCGTAAATCAATCTTTTCAGAAACCTGAGCTGCTTCGGCAATAATCGGAATACTTTGTGCCGCATCTCCGCACCAACCTTCAGTAATTACCAACCAAAAAACACTTCTATTCAATGCTCTTCCTGCATTTCTTAAACCATCCAATAAACGGTTGGTTTTGTCAATTCTCTGCATTCTAGAGACATTAAGACGAGTATAATCCACTAATGACGAATCCTCATAATTAATGATTGTTGGGTCTCCTGCTAGCAAGGCATCAAGTGCTTCTCTGTAAGTATCATAAACAAATGCATTATCAATATACTCTTGAGCTACTGTTTGGTTTTCTGCCATATATCTTAGGTTGTTGTGGTTATTATATAGATCTAAAAAAAATTGTCGAATTGATTATGGTTGATACAATCAATCTTAGTTTTTTCGATACATAATCTACTAAATCAAAATGAAATTTCGATCAACATTCTATATTTTTTTTATGATCTTATTGATAAACTTGATATAGTACCATTAAACTTTCTACTCCTCGATCTCTTCTGGTGTTGGCAACATAAATTGAGTGAAAATTAATGAAAGAACACATAAGAATGCACCTCCATAAAACGGCAAAGTCCAATCTTTAAGCCAAATCCAACCACCCAATAATGGCAAGAATACTGCTACAACATGGTTAATAGTAAAACCTACCGCCATAGAAGGTGCAATATCTTTAGGATCTGCATGCTTTTGGAAATACGTCTTTATACCAATTGAGAAATTAAAGTAGATATGATCGATAATATAAAGGCCTGCTACCACCCATCTATTTTCAATTAATGCATAGCATAAGAAGACGATGATAAGACTGATGTACTCAAAACTTAACATTTTTCGTTCTCCATATTTATTTAAAAGCCTTGCGATAATTGGGTTAGTATACATCGATACTACATTA is from Flammeovirga agarivorans and encodes:
- the rpoN gene encoding RNA polymerase factor sigma-54, translating into MLKQAQKLKQTQTLSPQQIQFIKLLQVPTIELEKRIQEELQENPVLEEGKDSDKEENEFGNDDSNSQEELDVNDEFDEVPDIDPIDEVNIDDYVDNDDIAGYKMYGDGDVSEDKELPIPMMDTLGDSLLTQLSFLNLNDVEHQIGEQLIGSIESDGYIRRPLEAIVNDLAFLQNVETNLDQVEKILKRIQNFDPPGIGARTLQECLEIQLKKKDQNDPTVKIAIKMIVLCFEEFKKKHYTKIQKRLGIDDTQMKDAIDMITHLNPKPGGVNTMVASAQFLTPDFIVKEVNGRITISLNGKNAPDLRVSRQYGDMLDAFDKTPKKTKKMREEVRFVKQKLDAAKWFIDAIKQRQDTLLRTMQAIIDYQTPFFLSGDEGKLKPMILKDIAEIIQMDISTVSRVASSKVVETDFGIYPLKYFFSESISTESGEDVSSKQVKSVLREMIDKEDKRKPLSDDKLEKLLRVKGYNIARRTVAKYREQMNIPVARMRKEL
- the sufB gene encoding Fe-S cluster assembly protein SufB, whose product is MSADQDNKILEDFTSKEYEHGWTVDIEAEQAPKGLNEGTIRFISAKKEEPEWLLEWRLEAFKAWQQMECPEWANVVFEQVNYQDIIYYSAPKQKATLESLEDVDPELLATFEKLGISLDEQKRLTGVKDSNIAVDAVFDSVSVATTFKDTLAEKGIIFCSFSEAVKDHPELVKKYLGSVVPVKDNFFSALNSAVFSDGSFCYIPKGVRCPMELSTYFRINAAGTGQFERTLIVAEDDSYVSYLEGCTAPQRDENQLHAAVVEIFVHKDAEVKYSTVQNWYPGDEEGKGGVYNFVTKRGICDGDNAKLSWTQVETGSAVTWKYPSCILKGDNSVGEFYSVAVTNKMQQADTGTKMVHIGKNTKSRIVSKGVSAGKSQNSYRGLVKVIKNAENSRNFSQCDSLLMGDKCGAHTFPYIEVDNNTAKVEHEATTSKIGEDQIFYCNQRGIDTEQAVALIVNGYCKEVLNKLPMEFAVEAQKLLALSLEGSVG
- a CDS encoding response regulator; the encoded protein is MKNLDILLIDDDELSNIYTVIKIKEFTQVPEVSICYNGEQALEYIKSKMSSGAALPDYIFLDIHMPIMNGLEFLEEYQYVEKKSKIIMLSTSILEEERAIALKYDFVVDFINKPLKVELMKEIFSRSTVQK
- a CDS encoding phosphatase PAP2 family protein; this translates as MDTKKFFQIISVVLHPIFLPCIIAGLFLFGANEAPWLDAKARWSLFTLLSTISSIMPISCLLVMQRFGVIKDPQMHSRDERSFALSIMIVALALICFILLHKINVSDNMSVAYISITFTLFVTTIANFIERISLHSMGVSGFIGICLYFITEQINTPIILFDAFGLGIIALGLIITARLYLNAHTPYQVYLGAVIGFLSGYFGCIGSAYLLF
- the yaaA gene encoding peroxide stress protein YaaA, which gives rise to MKIVISPAKSLDYESSFETELETTPRFLNQSEQLAQSLSKLSAEKIGDLMSISPKLADLNKERFDVWKKDFDPSDARQAVYAFKGDVYVGLDAYSLNTNQQNFLQDHLRILSGLYGVLKPMDLMQPYRLEMGTKWGVNDKKNLYEFWKETVTTSLNEELKDDPVLINLASNEYFKSVDKKKLEARIITPNFKDFKGDKYKVISFFAKKARGLMVRYIVDNKITDPEQLKGFNYEGYIYNDELSKGDEWIFTRG
- a CDS encoding rhodanese-like domain-containing protein, whose product is MNNFFRISCILSVIFLSLISSCSSTNSQTEPQVSVSEFVEARKAHPEAIIIDVRTPGEYKQGTMEGAINVDIKSSSFKDQVKNLDQETTVMVFCKGGVRSAKAKKELKAMGFSDVIDLEGGFTAWKSAGGEVVKP
- a CDS encoding PAS domain-containing sensor histidine kinase, encoding MDYSKEWYLSVLNAINDLILVKGDKSKLLWANKAFCDYYNMTNEQLKDIIDSENSDPDDTIQYVKDDHYVFTNGVTLNVPSEAVTDSKGNVNYFHTIKNPIKEKEVIVRTVGVSRLIEDHDAIEKSKKLHSQQKTSIRDLRTFVESIPSPAMMLDTSQRIITVSQDWYRQLSIEQDTLVGKNFSDLYREDLSFSNEIEDSIKNNKRIEIELATIDINDKEVHFKVQINPWLLPSDEVGGVMLLLSNITSQIEKEKVLKQHNEELKQFAYITTHDVKAPITNISSFLALLSEEDNLNSEKAQQAMYWMNKSIEKAQEKIHDLVKVIEQREQGVHPEEINIYNFIEEIINGHTSELEKIDGKVILKIPLNLMVLTSVKQLKTIFENLVSNAIRYRYHIRNLELEISLKEKEKGKVSIQFKDNGIGIDLNKHENRIFEMFKRANMEVEGNGLGLYLTKQALSQINGKIDVESEVGIGTTFTVTLPLSL